Proteins encoded together in one Candidatus Hydrogenedentota bacterium window:
- the aroA gene encoding 3-phosphoshikimate 1-carboxyvinyltransferase, which produces MEFRINSSPLRGEVRIPGSKSHTIRAVCVAALAEGESVIGRPLVSADALAARDAYRLLGAEITEEGDRWRVRGLGGRPRVPENVIDVRNSGTTMRIALGTAALLDGPGAVVLTGDAQVRRRPCGPLAETLTALGASVRSTRGTGTPPFVVEGALSGGEAELEAVTSQYVSSLLFCCPLAPDDTRLRVTLLNEKPYVEMTLDWLARQGVTVHTDPSLMEYHIPGGQSFQPVNRDIPGDFSSATFFLAAGALPDNEVFCRGLDMTDTQGDKAVVEYLRAMGARVSVEGDGVRVSADALRGVEIDMNATPDALPMMAVMGCFAAGETRLVNVPQARLKETDRIAVMRRELEKMGARITELPDGLVVSESPLRGAMVESHDDHRIAMALAVAGTRAAGETIIRAAEAVEVTYPKFPDHVAALGGRLEKTEENGGT; this is translated from the coding sequence ATGGAATTTCGGATAAACAGTTCCCCCCTTCGCGGGGAGGTGCGCATTCCCGGATCGAAATCGCACACGATCCGGGCGGTGTGCGTGGCCGCGCTGGCGGAGGGGGAAAGCGTCATCGGACGGCCCCTGGTGTCGGCGGATGCCCTGGCCGCCCGCGACGCCTACCGGCTGCTGGGCGCGGAAATCACGGAGGAGGGCGACCGCTGGCGCGTGCGCGGGCTGGGCGGCCGGCCCCGTGTGCCGGAGAATGTCATTGACGTTCGGAACTCCGGCACGACCATGCGGATCGCCCTGGGCACGGCGGCATTGCTCGACGGGCCGGGCGCGGTGGTGCTCACGGGGGACGCCCAGGTGCGGCGGCGCCCCTGCGGTCCCCTGGCCGAGACCCTGACCGCCCTGGGCGCCTCGGTGCGCTCCACGCGCGGCACGGGCACCCCCCCCTTCGTGGTGGAGGGCGCCCTGTCCGGCGGCGAGGCCGAGTTGGAGGCCGTCACGAGCCAGTATGTCAGCTCCCTGCTGTTCTGCTGCCCCCTCGCGCCGGACGACACGCGGCTGCGGGTGACCCTGCTGAACGAGAAACCCTATGTGGAGATGACCCTGGACTGGCTCGCCCGGCAGGGCGTGACGGTCCACACCGACCCCTCCCTGATGGAGTACCACATCCCCGGCGGACAGTCCTTTCAGCCGGTCAACCGCGACATTCCGGGGGACTTCAGCTCCGCGACGTTCTTTCTGGCCGCGGGGGCCCTGCCGGACAACGAGGTGTTCTGCCGCGGCCTGGACATGACGGACACCCAGGGCGACAAGGCCGTGGTGGAATACCTGCGGGCCATGGGCGCGCGGGTGTCCGTGGAGGGCGACGGCGTGCGCGTTTCCGCCGACGCGCTGCGCGGCGTCGAAATTGACATGAACGCCACCCCCGACGCCCTGCCCATGATGGCGGTGATGGGCTGTTTCGCCGCCGGGGAGACCCGGCTGGTGAACGTGCCCCAGGCGCGCCTCAAGGAGACCGACCGCATCGCCGTCATGCGCCGGGAGCTGGAGAAGATGGGGGCGCGGATCACGGAGCTTCCCGACGGACTCGTCGTTTCGGAGAGTCCTTTGCGCGGCGCCATGGTGGAGAGCCACGACGACCACCGGATTGCCATGGCCCTCGCCGTCGCGGGAACCCGCGCGGCGGGCGAGACCATTATTCGGGCGGCGGAAGCCGTTGAGGTCACGTATCCCAAGTTTCCCGACCATGTGGCCGCCCTGGGCGGCCGCCTGGAGAAGACGGAAGAGAACGGCGGAACCTGA